Genomic window (Spirochaetota bacterium):
GCTACTCTCTCAGCATTTTCTCCGTGATCTCCGTGGTTTCTCTTAATCCTTATGCGAGACTTCAGGACGGATCGCGAGATTGACAAAAATCGGCCTTTTGCATATAATCCTTTCTCTTTCGCGGGCAGAAGCCCGTGCGAGCGCAATGAGGAGAACGGCAATGTATGCCATAATTGAAGTCAAAGGCAAGCAGTATAAGGTGACCAAAGGCGCCAAAATACTCATCGATTACCTCGGGGAGAACGCAGCGGCACCCGAGATAAAGACGCTTTTCGTCAAAAAGGACGATAATTCGGTGTCCATCGGGGCGCCGTATGTGGCCAATGCGAAGGTAACGGCTACCGTGGCCGGTGAGCGCAAGGGCGATAAAGTCCTCGTCTTCCGGTTCATCAAACGAAAGGATTTCCGAAGACTGCGCGGGCATCGGCAGAAATATTCACGGCTTCTGATCGAGGATATCTCGGCCTGACGCCGTGATCGAGTGCTCCGTTACGAGACGAGCGGGCGATGTGCGGCTCACCGTGAGCGGACATGCCGCCCCGAAGGGAGCGGTCGGTTATGAAGTGTGTATCGCAGCGTCGACGCTCACGCAGGGGCTTGCGAAAGCCGTGCGCGGGAGTGCGCCGGGTGCGGTGGTGGAATACCGGAAAGCAAAAGGCGACATGACGCTCGTCATCCGCCCGGCGGACGGTGTTCGAACGGAATGTGACACGTTGATACGCGGTTTTCTCGCGGCATTGCGGGACCTCGCAGGCGAGAACGCAGCGTATATGACCTACAGTGAAACGGAGGAATGACCTATGGCAACGAGTGCAAGTGCACGTAACGGACGCGACAGCAACGCGCAGCGTCTCGGCGTAAAACGATATGCGGGTGAGGTCGTCACCGCGGGCAATATCATCATTCGCCAGCGCGGTACGCAGATACACCCCGGTTTGAACGTCGGCATGGGCAAGGACCATACGCTCTTCGCGAAGGTGAACGGCATACTTAAATTCGGCAGCAACAAGCACGGCCGCCGGAAAGTGGATGTCATTGCGCAATAAAGCGAGTGCTCAGTTTTCCCTATCCCGACTTCACACATTGATCCAGTAGTCCTTACCTGTGTAACAATGGTAGGGCTCTTGGATGCGGGTTTTTTCAAAAACAACGATACTATACCTCGATAGTCCGTATCAACGGGAACGATACGGTACTGCGGCCTTGTATTCCTTGTCTAATGACAGTCATCATTCCCCGAGATACGGCTTACGCGGCTTGGGGTCTTCTTTTTCTGAAATCGTCTTCCTGAAATCTTCCAGGATCTGCCGCTGACGGCTGTTGAGGCCTTTCGGCGGTTCGATGATGACGCGCACGAGCATATCCCCGCGCGATGAATAGTTCACATGAGGCATACCCTGCGAACGTACACGGAACACTTTCCCGCTCACCGTTCCCTCGGGTACTTTTATCTTCACGCGCTTGCCGTCCACCGTCGGCACGGTTATCTCGCAGCCGAGCGCAGCCTGTACGATCGAAATGGGCG
Coding sequences:
- the rplU gene encoding 50S ribosomal protein L21, which produces MYAIIEVKGKQYKVTKGAKILIDYLGENAAAPEIKTLFVKKDDNSVSIGAPYVANAKVTATVAGERKGDKVLVFRFIKRKDFRRLRGHRQKYSRLLIEDISA
- the rpmA gene encoding 50S ribosomal protein L27, translated to MATSASARNGRDSNAQRLGVKRYAGEVVTAGNIIIRQRGTQIHPGLNVGMGKDHTLFAKVNGILKFGSNKHGRRKVDVIAQ